From a single Silene latifolia isolate original U9 population chromosome 6, ASM4854445v1, whole genome shotgun sequence genomic region:
- the LOC141588222 gene encoding protein JINGUBANG-like, which yields MADQEPNTDHINLHSYLSDDHLRQDDDTTHESEPPSFRHLSFSATSATPRPCYSRDTFTNIYETFPRLSNASAPANNGILLSPQSTPPQSPRSRWSFSSPPRTSISSHHPPPLSRCCVLTLRHHDGNIHSIVVTRGLVFTGSTSSYIRAWQQTDCVEKGYVKSQSGEVRSMLAHGNMLFTTHKDNKIRVWNISSPATSGPCNTCDVDNYYIRPQKITTLPKSSPLRFLFPKTKAQIHRDIVSCLAYNWNEGILYTGSYDKTVKAWRLSDSKCIDSFAAHADNINAMVINEEGYLFTCSSDGTVKMWSKVSGETFHTLTMTLHFQTHPIYTLALSEASLSEGSILYSGSSEGCIYFWEKQISGEYKRRGCIQGHQFGVLCLTAIDDLVISGSADCMIKIWKRGNDWKDGVMVNVTHECVSVLEGHKGPVKCVAACLEDDVSFVRGFLVFSAGLDQTFKVWKVKVLQESTMIRTTQLSDNADGEDHYVDDEVEIVTPVLSPSWVKMVQRDG from the coding sequence ATGGCAGACCAGGAACCAAATACTGACCATATCAACCTTCATTCCTACTTGTCTGATGATCATCTCCGGCAAGATGATGATACTACTCATGAATCTGAACCGCCAAGCTTCCGTCACCTCTCCTTCTCCGCTACATCCGCCACGCCAAGGCCTTGCTATTCCCGCGACACCTTTACCAACATCTATGAAACATTCCCACGTCTTAGTAATGCTTCTGCACCTGCTAATAATGGCATTCTATTAAGCCCTCAATCGACTCCACCACAAAGCCCTCGATCGAGGTGGTCTTTTTCTTCCCCACCACGAACGTCAATCTCCTcccatcatcctcctcctctttCCCGTTGTTGCGTACTAACCCTCCGCCACCACGATGGAAACATACACTCCATCGTGGTAACTAGAGGATTAGTATTCACCGGCTCTACCAGCTCTTATATACGAGCGTGGCAACAAACTGACTGTGTTGAAAAGGGGTATGTAAAATCGCAGTCAGGTGAGGTCCGATCCATGCTGGCTCATGGCAACATGCTATTCACCACACACAAAGATAACAAAATCCGGGTTTGGAACATCTCGTCCCCTGCAACATCTGGACCTTGTAATACTTGCGACGTAGATAATTATTACATACGTCCTCAAAAAATAACAACACTTCCAAAATCGAGTCCATTAAGGTTCTTGTTCCCTAAAACAAAAGCGCAAATTCATCGAGACATTGTGTCTTGCTTAGCTTACAATTGGAATGAAGGAATATTATATACAGGGTCGTATGACAAGACCGTGAAAGCCTGGCGATTGAGTGACAGTAAGTGTATCGACTCTTTTGCTGCCCATGCCGACAACATCAATGCTATGGTGATCAATGAAGAAGGGTATTTGTTCACATGTTCTTCAGACGGAACAGTGAAAATGTGGAGCAAAGTATCAGGTGAGACCTTCCATACATTAACCATGACTCTACATTTCCAAACACATCCTATATACACACTCGCCTTAAGCGAAGCATCACTATCAGAAGGGAGTATCTTATACTCTGGATCATCAGAGGGATGCATCTATTTCTGGGAAAAACAAATATCTGGTGAGTATAAGCGTCGAGGGTGTATCCAAGGACATCAATTTGGCGTTCTATGTTTGACTGCTATTGACGATTTGGTGATTAGCGGATCAGCTGATTGTATGATCAAAATATGGAAAAGGGGTAATGATTGGAAAGATGGGGTAATGGTGAATGTGACCCATGAGTGTGTTTCTGTTCTCGAAGGGCATAAAGGACCGGTCAAGTGCGTAGCGGCTTGTTTAGAGGACGATGTTAGTTTTGTGAGGGGGTTTTTGGTTTTTAGTGCTGGTTTGGATCAGACATTCAAGGTGTGGAAAGTAAAGGTTTTACAAGAATCGACCATGATAAGAACAACACAGTTGTCAGATAATGCTGATGGAGAAGATCATTATGTCGACGACGAGGTCGAGATAGTTACTCCTGTTTTATCACCTTCATGGGTCAAGATGGTTCAACGTGACGGGTAG